One Ochotona princeps isolate mOchPri1 chromosome 7, mOchPri1.hap1, whole genome shotgun sequence genomic window carries:
- the LOC131480862 gene encoding uncharacterized protein C6orf136 homolog: protein MEEHLAVMYERLRQELPNLFLHSHDYNLYSSDVEFINEILNIRTKGRTLYILSLTLCCFLAWNYFAQLRLEVLQLTRHPENWTLQARWRLVGLPIHMLFLRFYKRDKEELYRTYDAYSTFYLNSNGLICRHHLDKLMPSHAPPAPVKKLLMVGAQIQ from the coding sequence ATGGAGGAACACCTGGCTGTCATGTACGAGAGACTGAGGCAGGAGCTGCCAAACCTCTTCCTTCACTCCCACGACTATAATCTCTATTCGTCAGATGTGGAATTCATCAATGAGATTCTGAATATTCGTACCAAGGGACGGACCTTATACATTCTGTCACTGACCCTCTGTTGCTTCCTGGCTTGGAACTATTTTGCACAGCTTCGGTTGGAGGTTCTACAGTTGACTCGCCACCCAGAGAACTGGACCCTGCAAGCTCGCTGGCGGCTTGTAGGGCTGCCTATCCACATGCTCTTCCTGCGTTTCTACAAGCGTGACAAAGAGGAGCTTTACCGGACCTACGATGCCTATTCTACCTTCTACCTGAATTCCAATGGCCTCATTTGTCGCCATCACCTCGACAAACTGATGCCTTCACACGCACCTCCTGCACCTGTGAAGAAGCTGCTAATGGTAGGGGCTCAAATTCAGTAG